CCGCTCCCCCGCCCCATCCTCTCACCAGTTCCACACACCAGCCCACGGTCAGGGCCCGCCGGAGACTGTCGGCATCCTGCTTCCCGGGCTCCACCAGCTGCCGGTAGGCTATCAACACCGTCAGGCCCCGCTGGTACTTGCCTCCGACGGCGTTGTACTCCAGGACCTGGGtgcaggggggagggcagggcggcGTGTTCGCAGAGGGCCGCTCCGAGATtgctccccaccctctctcccttccaaCCACCACCTAACTTCAACTTCCTCGAACACGGCTCCTCCTCCGGGGAGTCTCTGGAGTGGCTCCCCCGCCGCCAACCCTCTCTGGGTGGTCTTCCTcggtacatttttttcttttccttttttttttttttttttaagcaggctccatgcccaacatggggcttgaactcacaaccctgagatcaagagtcacacactctactgactgaccTAGCCAGGCACTGCATTCCTCAGTAAATTTAAAGCCTCCATACTGCACAGCAAAATCTGTCCccgagcccaaagcagggcttgaacccagaggCAAGGGTTCACGCCACGGAAATGGGTGGCAAGTTCAGGTCTCTCCTTCCCAGgttcctgccccatccccacctctcCTATGTTTCCCAGCCACCTCCTCCTACCCACAATTCAAACTGTCTGCAAGTGAAAAGCCTCCCTCACTGTATTAAAGACAAGgccggggaacctgggtggctcagtcagttaagtgtccaacttcagctcaggtcatgatctcccagttcatgagttcaagccccatgtcaggctctgtgctgacagctcagaacctggagcctgcttccgattctgtgtctcctgctctctctgcccctcgcccggtcgcattctgtctctgtctctctctcaaaataaacattaaagaaaaaaaaagacaagaccccAAAGTAGGCCAGAAGAGAGCTCAGGAGGCGACCCACCCCCCAGCCTTCCAGGGGCGCCTCCTCCTGCTGGGAACTCcatttttgccttttgccttctGCCTTCTGCCGTCCACAGGCTCTAATGCGTTGGGAGCACCTCCCCCTGTAGTCTCCATCCCAGCGTAGGCAAACCTTTTCCTAGCTTCAacagtatttataaaaattactaaccaggggagcccgggtggctcagccggttaagcgtccgactttggctcaagtcatgatctctggctttatgagttcgagccccatgtctggctctgtgctgacagtgtgaagcctgcttgggatcctctgtccccctctatctctgcccctcccccacaaaataaacataaaaaataaaagaattactaGATACCccccaaaagaataaaagaattagGCAACTTAAGTATCCCAgccagggggcgcctggtggctcaggaaGTTGAGcatctcaatttcagctcaggtcgtggtcatgatcccaaggttgtaggactgagccctgtgtcaggctccacaaacctgcttgtgattctctctccctctgcccctctcccccgctcagactctctctttttctaaaattaaaaaaaaaaaaaaagaaaaaagaattcccaGCCAGATTTCTCCTGGAGCAGGGGTTTCTGATGATGCCCTAGCTCCACCTGGCCCACCTCAGGCTGCCTTCCTCCCGGGTCCCTGTCAAAATAGCATCTTGTGACCTCGGACACCTAATTCCCTTTCTCAACAAAATCAGAGACTTACCAGATTAAAGCCTTCACCCTCTTCACCCTTCATGCAAAGCAGTCCTCAAGCACTGAGTATCCctgcccaggccccgccccctccagagGAGACCCAGAGCCACTCAGGTAAAAGCCAGCTCCCCCTCTATAAGCCAGGACCCCCAGACGCTTATAGAATGAACCAAAGATTCCCACTCTGAAGTCACAAATCCCTCACCTCCTTGAGCCGGGCAATGGCATCTCCTATCTCTGGGTGGCCCGTGCCATCCTCGGTCAGCACCTTGACAATCTGGGAGAAGTGCTGgatgaaattctgcttttcttggGCATAAGGGTCCAATTTCTGGTTTCCATTCATTCTGAGGGAGGAGTAAAGTGCTCTGAGGAGAGGAGGCACAAGTCAGAAACCTGAGCACTGCTCCCCTCCCCAAAGCCTCTCACCCCACCACACTCACCGAGGCTCCTCTGTCCACGCTTGGCACCAGCAGCGGGCACCGTGCCAGGCCCCCGGGGCTGGGCCCCCGTGCACCAGGGAGGGCCGCAGGAGGGAACCCAGCCACCTCTCCTGGGGCACCCAGCAGGGAGCTGGCGGCCAGAAGACCCCCACAGATCTCAGCCAGCGGGACAGGGGCATCACAGGGGTGGCATAGGGAGGGGGCACTGAGCACTCCCTGCAGGGGCAAGCACCACAGGCAGATGCTCGGCTGCGGCTCCCCAGgtcacccccaccacccccagccttTCACCTCGGGGCCCAGAATGCCCCGCCCTCTCCCGAGCTAGGCTCCAGGGCATTTACAGGAAGAAGTTAACGCAAGGCTGGAAAGAGCGGCTGACCGGCTGGCTGGAAGTCGACTGATGCCACTTAGGTACGCACTTAAAATAACTTAATGCCACCCAACTACATCCCCTCAACCGTCAACCCTGCGGGGAACCTCTGGAATTGCTACTGCCTTGGTTTCTTCCCCCAAGTCCTGGAGCACAGCTGGAAGAGCCCAGACCGAAGGACCTGAggaccaggggctgggaggaccCTTAAAGCACCCTATTTCACGAAGGCCAAACGGAATCTCGAAGAGGCAGGAAGATACGTGACCAGTGGCAGAGCCAAAtctagaacccaggtctcccctgggaggcggggagagggtgCGCAGGCTCGGAGATACCCCAAGAGGACGCAGACTACGCCGCAACCCCGGGAACCACGGACACGAGGTCCGTGGTCACAGGCAGCGCATGGCCAGCCTCGGAGCAGCCATCGGGCGGCCGGGGAGGCTCGGAGCGCGCACAATGCACATCCCGGCGGCTTCCGCCCACCCAGAGGGTCAGCCAGTCCGGCCCACGGGCTCCCAACACCGGGGCCTCCGACGCAAGAGATTGGCCCTCGTGCGCCTCCAAGTGCAGCCGCGGAGCTGGGGCCGAGCCTCCCACGGCGGCCTGAGCGCCGGCCGGAGACCTCTCTCACCTGCTCCCGGATGCCGGCTCCTGCTCCAGAGTGTTGGCGGGGTACTCCTGAAAGCCGCCGGGCTGCGCGCGCGGCATGCTGGGTCTAGTAGTTCCCGAGCTCCCTTAGCTCTAGGCGGAAAGGCCCCCATCAGACTACAATTCCCGGCATGCGGCAGGAGGGACAGGACGACGCGATCTAGCGCGGGCTGGCTGGGCAGAGACGAGCCACGCTGATTGGCTGCATCCCCTCGTGCGAGCATGGGGCCCTGCATGGGACAACCAATGGAAGGGCTGCGTGCAGGGCCCGGTAGGCTCTCTCTCTCGCACCCTTGCAACTCGGGGTACTCCACCCATCCAGAAAGGTTCTTGCAACTCGAAACCGCCTAGGACAGaagtgggttttgttttaaggAGCGAAAGTCATTGTGGGAGAatacccactctcaccactgctattcaacttTGTACTGGAAGTTGAAGTCAGAGCTATtagatcagaaaaagaaataaaaaacagccAAGTTGGAAAAGAACtggtaaaaatatatgtatttcagaGACATGACCTTAACTATGGAAAAATCCACAGGATAGCTGCTAAAGCTACTAGAGCAGGGTACAAAgacaacatacaaaaaaatcagTTGTGCTTTGGCACACAAACAACGaacaatcctttctttctttcttcctttctttcttattttattttttaagtaatctccacaccgaacgtggggctcaaactcagattcccgcccccacccccaccccgagatCAACAGTCCTGTCCTCTAaaggctgagccagccaggtggccctgcAATAAACAATCTCAAAAAGGAAGaatgtaattctattttcaatagTGTCtacaataataaaatacctaagaataaaatttaaccaaggaggtaaaagacttgtacatagaaaactataaaacattgctgaaaatttttaaagaaaacctaaataaatgggaaatgtTCTTAAGTAGAAAGACTTAGTATTAAGATATTCCCCAAAACGATCGACAGATTCAataatccctgtcaaaattccaacagatttttttttccagctatgGAAAAGGCAATCTGCAAATGCATATGTAATTACAAGGGACTCTGGATAGCtcaagtaatcttttttttttttaatgtttatttttgagggggggtggtggcagagagagagggagacacagaatccgaagcaggctccaggctctgagctgccagcacagagcccaactcaggctcAAATTCTCACTACagagctataataatcaaaaccatGTGGTACTAGCAAAAGGATAGACATACTGGCGAATGAAACAGATTTGAGAGTCGAGAAATAAATTCATACATCTATGACCAATAGGCTTTTTATAAAGGTACTAAGTCCactaaatggggaaaagacattctcttcaacaaatgacacTAGATAAACTGAGTTGTCTTTCCTCATgcaaaagaagaatgaagttggacccttacctcacaccatattcaaaaattaactcaaaacggattaaaacttaaatataaaagctaaaaccataaaaagtcttagaagaaaacataggattCAGCCTTCATACCTTGTATTTAGTGAtggactctttctttttttttaaatattttttatttttaagtgatccctacacccaatgtgagtctcgaactcacaaccccaagatcaagagtcacatgctccaccgactgagccagccaggtgcccctagtgatGGAATCTTAAATATGGCACCAAAAGTGgaaatggcaaaagaaaagataaattgaacttcatcaaaattaaaaacctttgtcCACCAGAGGACACTCAACGgagtgaaaagaatgtgtacagAATGGAAGAGAATGTTCCCAAATCCCGTATCTGATAAGGGTTTGATACCCAgagtacataaagaactcctaaaaacaacaaaaatacaaacaacctaattagaaaatgggcaaaggacttgagtagacatttcttcaaagaaaatctacaaatgaccaataagcacatgaaaagatgctcatcatcatcAGT
This genomic interval from Prionailurus viverrinus isolate Anna chromosome F1, UM_Priviv_1.0, whole genome shotgun sequence contains the following:
- the FDPS gene encoding farnesyl pyrophosphate synthase isoform X3 — protein: MPRAQPGGFQEYPANTLEQEPASGSRECSVPPPYATPVMPLSRWLRSVGVFWPPAPCWVPQERWLGSLLRPSLVHGGPAPGAWHGARCWCQAWTEEPRALYSSLRMNGNQKLDPYAQEKQNFIQHFSQIVKVLTEDGTGHPEIGDAIARLKEVLEYNAVGGKYQRGLTVLIAYRQLVEPGKQDADSLRRALTVGWCVELLQAFFLVSDDIMDSSLTRRGQVCWYQKPGIGLDAINDALLLEACIYRVLRLYCREQPYYLNLIELFLQSSYQTELGQTLDLITAPQGNVDLSRFTEKRYKSIVKYKTAFYSFYLPVAAAMYMAGIDGEKEHASARKILLEMGEFFQVQDDYLDLFGDPSVTGKIGTDIQDNKCSWLVVQCLQRASPEQRKVLQESLQP